One Streptomyces fagopyri DNA window includes the following coding sequences:
- a CDS encoding cytosine permease → MPIEQRGVDTIPDEERTSGPRDLVSILLGSNLCLGVIIFGWLPPSFGLDWWSSVSSIVAGTVIGTALTAPLALVSLRTATNLSTSSGAQFGVRGRLVGSVVGLLLALGYTALTVWIGGDVMVGVLHRLFGLPVDGLSYAVVYAVLAAATVAGAVYGYRVLLTMSRVLAVGMTALLALGVLAYAPHFTTAALPETGGYLLGSFWPTWLLAAVAAGLSGPIAFITLLGDYTRYISPSRHSSRAVLHATWLGLIAGLLVPQLFGTFTAYAARAALDYAGPLVSASPAWYLIPLLLAASAGSVGNAGLMLYSMGLDLDAILPRASRARATLTVAVVATVCVFVGHYAWNAQSALTSFVLLLTAIGTPWAVITLIGFARSRGVYDPDALQVFNRRSRGGIYWYRAGWNVRATVSWVLGACVGLLAVSLPSYEGPLLSLTGGVDCSFVLSGLVGGVAYLALPSGQASPRVEAGPEPVRAESGL, encoded by the coding sequence ATGCCGATAGAACAGCGCGGAGTCGACACCATCCCCGACGAGGAGCGGACCAGCGGGCCGCGCGACCTCGTGTCGATCCTCCTCGGCTCCAACCTCTGCCTCGGTGTGATCATCTTCGGCTGGCTGCCGCCGTCCTTCGGGCTCGACTGGTGGTCCTCGGTGAGCTCGATCGTGGCCGGCACGGTGATCGGCACGGCGCTCACCGCTCCCCTGGCGCTGGTCTCGCTGCGCACCGCGACCAACCTCTCCACCTCCTCCGGCGCCCAGTTCGGGGTGCGCGGACGGCTGGTCGGCTCGGTCGTCGGGCTGCTGCTCGCCCTCGGCTACACCGCGCTGACCGTGTGGATCGGCGGCGATGTGATGGTCGGCGTCCTGCACCGGCTGTTCGGACTGCCGGTGGACGGTCTCTCCTACGCCGTGGTGTACGCGGTCCTCGCCGCCGCCACCGTCGCGGGCGCGGTCTACGGCTACCGGGTGCTGCTCACCATGTCCCGTGTCCTCGCCGTGGGCATGACCGCGCTGCTCGCCCTCGGCGTCCTCGCGTACGCGCCGCACTTCACCACCGCCGCGCTCCCGGAGACGGGCGGCTACCTGCTCGGCTCGTTCTGGCCCACCTGGCTGCTGGCGGCGGTCGCGGCGGGCCTGTCCGGACCCATCGCGTTCATCACCCTGCTCGGTGACTACACCCGCTACATCTCCCCGTCCCGGCACTCCTCGCGCGCGGTCCTGCACGCCACCTGGCTGGGTCTGATCGCCGGCCTGCTCGTCCCCCAGCTCTTCGGGACCTTCACGGCGTACGCGGCCCGCGCCGCCCTCGACTACGCGGGACCGCTGGTCTCCGCCTCCCCCGCCTGGTACCTCATCCCGCTGCTGCTCGCCGCCTCCGCGGGCTCGGTCGGCAACGCGGGACTGATGCTCTACTCCATGGGCCTGGACCTGGACGCGATCCTGCCGCGGGCCTCGCGCGCCCGCGCCACGCTCACGGTCGCCGTCGTCGCGACCGTCTGTGTCTTCGTCGGCCACTACGCCTGGAACGCGCAGTCCGCGCTGACGTCCTTCGTCCTTCTGCTGACGGCCATCGGCACCCCGTGGGCGGTCATCACCCTCATCGGCTTCGCCCGCAGCCGCGGGGTCTACGACCCGGACGCCCTCCAGGTCTTCAACCGCCGCTCCCGGGGCGGCATCTACTGGTACCGGGCCGGCTGGAACGTGCGGGCGACGGTCTCCTGGGTGCTCGGCGCGTGTGTCGGCCTGCTCGCCGTGTCGCTGCCCTCGTACGAGGGGCCGCTGCTGTCCCTC
- a CDS encoding urease subunit alpha has product MNPYEYAATHGPRAGDRLRLGDSGLTVRVESDAQRHGDEFLAGFGKTARDGLHLKAAAVRDTCDVVISNVVVIDAAQGVRKVSIGIREGRICSIGRAGNPDTLDGVDVVVGTGTSIVSGEGLIATAGAVDTHVHLLSPRIMEASLASGVTTVIGQEFGPVWGVGVNSPWALRHAFAAFDAWPVNIGFLGRGSSSDAAPLVEALAEGGASGFKVHEDMGAHTRALDTALRVAEEHDVQVALHSDGLNECLSVEDTLRVLDGRTIHAFHIEGCGGGHVPNVLKMAGVPNVIGSSTNPTLPFGRDAVAEHYGMIVSVHDLKTDLPGDAAMARDRIRAGTMGAEDVLHDLGAIGITSSDAQGMGRAGETVRRTFAMAGKMKSELGAPEDHDNERVLRYMAKLTINPAIAHGLAHEVGSIEVGKLADIVLWRPEFFGAKPQLVLKSGFPAYGVVGDPNAATDTCEPLVLGPQFGAHGATPAEISVAFVAQAALDQGNDGMPTRRRRVAVRGTRGIGPADLRLNSRTGAVDVDQRTGLVTLDGEPLRSEAADSVSLNRLYFL; this is encoded by the coding sequence ATGAACCCGTACGAGTACGCCGCCACCCACGGCCCCCGCGCGGGCGACCGCCTGCGCCTCGGCGACTCGGGCCTGACCGTTCGTGTCGAGTCGGACGCCCAGCGGCACGGCGACGAGTTCCTCGCCGGCTTCGGCAAGACCGCCCGCGACGGACTGCACCTCAAGGCCGCCGCCGTCCGCGACACCTGCGACGTCGTGATCAGCAACGTGGTGGTGATCGACGCGGCGCAGGGAGTCCGGAAGGTCTCCATCGGCATCCGCGAGGGGCGGATCTGCTCCATCGGCCGGGCCGGGAACCCCGACACGCTCGACGGGGTCGACGTCGTGGTGGGCACGGGCACGTCCATCGTGTCCGGGGAAGGGCTGATCGCCACCGCCGGCGCCGTCGACACCCATGTCCACCTGCTGTCGCCGCGCATCATGGAGGCCTCGCTCGCCTCCGGCGTCACCACCGTCATCGGCCAGGAGTTCGGTCCGGTGTGGGGAGTCGGCGTCAACTCGCCCTGGGCGCTGCGCCACGCCTTCGCCGCGTTCGACGCCTGGCCGGTCAACATCGGCTTCCTGGGCCGGGGTTCGTCCTCCGACGCCGCGCCCCTGGTCGAGGCCCTCGCCGAGGGCGGCGCGAGCGGCTTCAAGGTCCACGAGGACATGGGCGCCCACACCCGCGCCCTCGACACCGCGCTGCGCGTCGCCGAGGAGCACGACGTCCAGGTCGCCCTGCACAGCGACGGGCTGAACGAGTGCCTCTCGGTCGAGGACACCCTGCGGGTGCTGGACGGCCGGACCATCCACGCCTTCCACATCGAGGGCTGCGGCGGCGGGCACGTCCCGAACGTCCTCAAGATGGCCGGTGTCCCGAACGTCATCGGCTCCTCGACCAACCCCACCCTGCCGTTCGGCCGGGACGCGGTCGCCGAGCACTACGGCATGATCGTCTCCGTCCACGACCTCAAGACCGACCTGCCCGGCGACGCCGCCATGGCGCGTGACCGGATCCGCGCCGGGACCATGGGCGCCGAGGACGTGCTGCACGACCTGGGGGCGATCGGCATCACGTCGTCGGACGCCCAGGGCATGGGCCGCGCGGGAGAGACCGTACGACGCACCTTCGCCATGGCCGGGAAGATGAAGAGCGAGCTCGGCGCCCCGGAGGACCACGACAACGAACGCGTCCTGCGGTACATGGCCAAGCTCACCATCAACCCGGCCATCGCCCACGGGCTCGCGCACGAGGTCGGCTCCATCGAGGTCGGCAAGCTCGCCGACATCGTGCTGTGGCGCCCCGAGTTCTTCGGCGCGAAGCCGCAGCTGGTCCTGAAATCCGGCTTCCCGGCGTACGGCGTCGTCGGCGACCCGAACGCCGCCACCGACACCTGCGAACCCCTCGTCCTGGGACCGCAGTTCGGCGCGCACGGTGCGACGCCCGCCGAGATCTCGGTGGCCTTCGTCGCGCAGGCGGCCCTCGACCAGGGCAACGACGGGATGCCGACACGCCGGCGCCGGGTCGCCGTGCGCGGCACCCGCGGGATCGGCCCCGCCGACCTGCGCCTCAACTCCCGTACCGGAGCCGTCGACGTCGACCAGCGCACCGGCCTGGTCACCCTCGACGGCGAGCCACTGCGCTCCGAGGCCGCCGACTCCGTATCCCTCAACCGCCTCTACTTCCTGTGA
- a CDS encoding agmatine deiminase family protein, whose product MTPASDGFRMPAEWDAHERTWMAWPGPNPTFDNPDDLARARAAWASVARAVRRFEPVTVVCGPGQSREAAELLGPGVDTVERELDDAWMRDIGPTFLTDGKGGLAAVDWTFNGWGAQDWARWEHDAKIGASVSDLAGARTYASRLVNEGGAIHVDGEGTVLLTETVQLGAERNPEWTRERVEAEIHAHLGTRKAIWLPRGLTGDYPPYGFGTLGHVDIVAAFARPGVVVAHHQPDPAHPDHEVTKEVIGLLRAQTDARGRRLEVVEVPAPTVLEADGHWADYSYINHYLCNGGVVLCGFDDPRDETAAGIFRGLFPERTVTLVDARTIFAGGGGIHCVTQQQPKV is encoded by the coding sequence ATGACCCCTGCCTCCGACGGTTTCCGGATGCCCGCCGAGTGGGACGCGCACGAGCGCACCTGGATGGCGTGGCCGGGCCCGAACCCCACCTTCGACAACCCGGACGACCTCGCGCGGGCGCGGGCCGCGTGGGCGTCGGTGGCGCGCGCCGTCCGCCGCTTCGAACCGGTCACGGTCGTGTGCGGGCCGGGGCAGTCCCGGGAGGCCGCCGAGCTCCTCGGCCCCGGCGTCGACACCGTCGAACGGGAACTCGACGACGCCTGGATGCGTGACATCGGCCCCACCTTCCTCACCGACGGGAAGGGCGGACTGGCCGCCGTGGACTGGACGTTCAACGGCTGGGGCGCCCAGGACTGGGCGCGCTGGGAGCACGACGCCAAGATCGGCGCGAGTGTCTCGGACCTCGCGGGCGCGCGCACGTACGCCTCCCGGCTGGTCAACGAGGGCGGCGCCATCCACGTGGACGGCGAGGGGACCGTCCTGCTCACCGAGACCGTCCAGCTCGGTGCGGAGCGCAACCCGGAGTGGACGCGCGAGCGGGTCGAGGCGGAGATCCACGCCCACCTCGGCACCCGCAAGGCGATCTGGCTGCCGCGCGGGCTCACCGGCGACTACCCCCCGTACGGCTTCGGCACGCTCGGGCACGTCGACATCGTGGCCGCCTTCGCCCGCCCCGGGGTCGTCGTCGCGCACCACCAGCCGGACCCCGCGCACCCCGACCACGAGGTGACGAAAGAGGTCATCGGGCTGCTGAGGGCGCAGACGGACGCGCGCGGGCGGCGCCTGGAGGTCGTCGAGGTCCCGGCGCCGACCGTCCTGGAGGCCGACGGGCACTGGGCCGACTACTCCTACATCAACCACTACCTCTGCAACGGCGGTGTCGTCCTGTGCGGCTTCGACGACCCGCGCGACGAGACCGCGGCCGGGATCTTCCGCGGACTGTTCCCCGAGCGGACGGTGACCCTGGTGGACGCCCGTACGATCTTCGCCGGCGGGGGTGGCATCCACTGCGTGACGCAGCAGCAGCCGAAGGTCTGA
- the ureA gene encoding urease subunit gamma, with protein sequence MRLTPTERDRLLLFGAAELARARRARGLRLNVPEATALIADTVCEAARDGRRLAEAVEAARSVLGPDDVLPGVADIVTEVHVEAVFDDGSRLAVVSDPLGPGLGEEGPGALLPGPAHTEPEAVVRLTVTNTATVPVSVTSHFHFFEANPRLDFPRAAAYGMRLAVPAGSSVRFGPGESAEVGLRPIGGARVAIGFAGLVDGPLDAPGAREEALRRAAACGYLGAGAGAGAGAGAGATGAGAGAGVEEAEGNER encoded by the coding sequence GTGAGACTGACCCCCACGGAACGTGACCGGCTGCTGCTCTTCGGCGCGGCCGAGCTGGCCCGGGCCCGCCGGGCCCGCGGTCTGCGGCTCAACGTCCCCGAGGCGACCGCGCTCATCGCGGACACGGTGTGCGAGGCGGCCCGGGACGGGCGCCGGCTCGCGGAGGCCGTCGAGGCCGCCCGGTCCGTCCTCGGCCCGGACGACGTGCTGCCCGGCGTCGCCGACATCGTCACCGAGGTGCACGTCGAGGCCGTCTTCGACGACGGGTCCCGGCTCGCCGTGGTGAGCGACCCCCTCGGCCCCGGACTGGGGGAGGAGGGACCGGGCGCCCTGCTGCCGGGGCCCGCGCACACCGAGCCCGAGGCCGTCGTGCGCCTGACGGTGACCAACACCGCCACCGTGCCGGTCTCCGTCACCTCGCACTTCCACTTCTTCGAGGCCAATCCGCGGCTCGACTTCCCGCGGGCGGCGGCCTACGGGATGCGGCTCGCCGTTCCCGCCGGCTCGTCGGTCCGCTTCGGCCCCGGGGAGAGCGCCGAGGTCGGCCTCCGTCCGATCGGCGGAGCACGGGTCGCGATCGGGTTCGCCGGACTCGTCGACGGCCCGCTGGACGCGCCCGGCGCCCGGGAGGAGGCCCTGCGCAGGGCGGCCGCCTGCGGATATCTCGGTGCTGGTGCTGGTGCTGGTGCTGGTGCTGGTGCTGGTGCTACCGGTGCCGGCGCGGGTGCCGGTGTCGAGGAAGCCGAAGGGAACGAACGATGA